Genomic window (Candidatus Binatia bacterium):
TGCGTGGCTCAGCTGGCTGTTCTTGCGAGGCCTTGGCGCCATCATTGGTTTCCCGGTCCGCATCGACGGAACCAATCTAGCCTCCGGTGATTTCATCGTCGACGTCAGCCCAGCCTGTTCGGGGGCGGTGCCCAGCATGATCTATTTGGCGGCCGTGTTTGCCTTCCCGACAAGCCTGCGCGCGAAACTGATCGGCGCTGGAATGGGCGTGGGCATCATTCACGGGGTCAACGTGCTCCGCGTGGTTGCGCTCTTCATCGTCGGGCTGTTCTTCAAAGAGTACTTCCACGAAACTCACGTATACATTGCCCAGGCATTGGTGGTGGCGATCGCCGTGGCGACGTGGCTCTTCTGGGCGGGACGGTTCGCTGATGCGCCTGGGCATTAAACCCGCCGTCTTCCTGGCCCGGCTGCTGGTC
Coding sequences:
- a CDS encoding archaeosortase/exosortase family protein, which gives rise to MLKSLSALLGPYWLTIRVVGTFVLLIALFFVLLTYNPIVKRIDIAQMLAQVSAWLSWLFLRGLGAIIGFPVRIDGTNLASGDFIVDVSPACSGAVPSMIYLAAVFAFPTSLRAKLIGAGMGVGIIHGVNVLRVVALFIVGLFFKEYFHETHVYIAQALVVAIAVATWLFWAGRFADAPGH